From one Lotus japonicus ecotype B-129 chromosome 3, LjGifu_v1.2 genomic stretch:
- the LOC130747222 gene encoding E3 ubiquitin-protein ligase RZFP34: METKTELVSSSSSSSLITDSSESSINNSSMELGIEDFGCTHYRRKCRIRAPCCDEVFDCRHCHNEAKNSEEIKPLDRHDIPRHEIEKVICSLCDTEQDVQQYCINCGVCMGKYFCATCKFFDDDISKNQYHCDECGICRIGGKDNFFHCKRCGCCYTKEMEKGHHCVEKAMHHNCPVCFEYLFDTLKDITVLPCGHTIHLECVKEMEKHHRFTCPVCSKSICDMSSLWKKLDQVVASTPMPETYRNKMIWILCNDCGVNSNVQFHIVAHKCLSCNSYNTRQIQGTPSTSCSSMVSEMVR; encoded by the exons ATGGAAACAAAGACAGAGCTtgtttcatcatcttcttcttcttctctcatcACAGATTCTTCTGAATCTAGCATAAACAACTCTTCTATGGAACTTGGAATTGAGGATTTTGG CTGCACACATTACAGAAGAAAATGCAGGATCAGAGCACCTTGTTGTGATGAGGTTTTTGATTGTAGGCATTGCCATAATGAAGCTAAG AACTCTGAGGAGATTAAACCTCTGGATCGTCATGATATCCCACGCCATGAAATTGAAAAG GTCATCTGCTCCTTATGTGATACAGAACAAGAT GTTCAACAGTACTGCATAAATTGTGGAGTATGCATGGGCAAGTACTTTTGTGCTACATGCAAATTCTTTGACGATGAT ATTTCAAAAAACCAATACCATTGTGATGAATGTGGCATCTGCAG AATTGGAGGCAAGGATAACTTTTTCCATTGCAAGAGATGTG GATGTTGCTACACCAAGGAAATGGAAAAGGGGCATCATTGTGTAGAAAAAGCAATGCATCACAATTGCCCTGTTTGCTTTGAG TATCTATTTGATACATTGAAAGATATTACAGTCTTACCTTGCGGGCATACAATACATTTAGAGTGTGTTAAAGagatggaaaaacatcatag gtTCACATGTCCTGTTTGTTCAAAATCCATATGTGACATGTCAAGTTTGTGGAAGAAGCTTGACCAAGTG GTTGCCTCAACTCCAATGCCTGAAACATACAGAAATAAGATG ATTTGGATACTTTGCAATGATTGTGGAGTAAACTCCAATGTGCAATTCCACATTGTGGCGCATAAGTGCTTAAGTTGCAACTCATACAACACAAGGCAGATACAAGGAACACCTTCTACATCATGTTCATCTATGGTTTCTGAGATGGTGAGATGA
- the LOC130747223 gene encoding protein SOSEKI 3-like isoform X1, giving the protein MEARMKKYRQQVSPERAKVWTEKSPKYHQSLKVPVIYYLCRNRQLEHPHFMEVPLSSPDGLYLRDVIDRLNALRGRGMASLYSWSCKRSYKSGFVWHDLSEDDLILPAHGNEYVLKGSELFDESNSDNFSPISNVKMQNVKLLPGPASSRSHDEASSSSSMNGKETRTSQEDELSQEPHTGSSDVSPESRDEKSDSLSLALTEYKIYKTDGLADASTQTEEQVSRTRAQKTCTRGVSTEDRSLEPECHEICQAEVPEVKDNPKMCKDTIYPSPSTSSPLSFGSKAETLESLIRADASKLSSFRTQEEEGARVPPTNTRLKASNLLMQLISCGSISVKNHSFGLIPSYKHRFSDSKFPSPLFSTSFMLGEFDCLAENPKLMNLRLEDKEYFSGSLIETKLKEGEAHKVLKRSSSYNDERTYKDQKPQEDKEETSSGHSKCIPRSIKASLTKHPRSESMKSPVSDGPRNSSDRFDGSGISSVTSNGSSKRISEPSSGKKQSKRIDSFREEEVIKIEERLASGARVIIQSSKPFCDTASSSP; this is encoded by the exons ATGGAAGCGCGGATGAAGAAGTATAGGCAACAAGTGAGTCCTGAGAGGGCCAAAGTGTGGACTGAGAAGTCACCTAAGTACCATCAGAGTCTGAAGGTTCCTGTGATTTACTATCTCTGTAGGAATAGGCAGCTGGAGCACCCTCATTTCATGGAGGTCCCTCTTTCTTCCCCAGATGGGCTGTACTTGAGAG ATGTGATTGATAGACTAAATGCATTGAGAGGTAGAGGCATGGCTTCCTTGTATTCATGGTCTTGTAAGAG AAGCTACAAGAGTGGATTTGTGTGGCATGATCTTTCTGAAGATGATTTAATTTTACCAGCCCATGGAAATGAGTATGTCCTCAAAGGCTCTGAGCTCTTTGATGAATCCAATTCAG ATAATTTCAGTCCCATTAGCAACGTCAAAATGCAGAACGTGAAGCTGCTGCCGGGGCCAGCTTCTTCTAGAAGTCATGATGAAGCCTCTTCCTCATCTAGCATGAATGGGAAAGAGACAAGAACCTCCCAAGAGGACGAGCTTTCTCAAGAACCGCATACGGGCTCCTCGGATGTTTCCCCGGAGTCTAGGGATGAAAAAAGCGACTCTCTGAGCTTGGCATTGACAGAGTACAAAATTTACAAGACTGATGGATTGGCAGATGCTTCCACTCAGACAGAAGAACAAGTTAGCAGAACCAGAGCTCAGAAAACTTGTACAAGGGGTGTATCAACAGAGGATAGATCATTAGAACCTGAATGCCATGAAATATGTCAAGCTGAAGTTCCAGAAGTGAAAGATAATCCGAAAATGTGCAAGGATACCATTTATCCTTCTCCTTCAACTTCAAGCCCCTTATCTTTTGGGAGTAAGGCTGAAACTTTGGAATCTTTGATTAGAGCTGATGCTAGCAAACTGAGCAGCTTTAGGACCCAGGAAGAGGAGGGCGCTCGGGTGCCGCCAACCAACACGAGGCTGAAGGCCTCAAATTTGCTGATGCAACTGATCTCATGTGGCTCGATATCAGTGAAAAACCACAGTTTTGGCCTTATTCCTTCCTATAAGCATAGGTTTTCTGATTCAAAATTCCCTTCTCCGCTGTTCTCCACTTCTTTTATGTTAGGGGAATTTGATTGCTTAGCAGAGAATCCAAAGCTGATGAATCTTAGGTTGGAAGACAAAGAATACTTTAGTGGGAGCTTAATTGAGACTAAACTGAAGGAAGGAGAGGCACATAAAGTTCTGAAACGTTCTTCTTCCTACAATGATGAAAG GACATATAAAGACCAGAAACcacaagaagacaaagaggaaACATCCTCAGGACATTCAAAATGCATTCCACGATCAATCAAGGCTTCATTGACCAAGCATCCACGAAGCGAATCCATGAAATCCCCCGTTTCTGATGGGCCAAGAAACTCATCGGACAGATTTGATGGATCAGGCATATCCTCAGTAACATCTAACGGTAGCAGCAAAAGAATCTCCGAACCTTCATCAGGGAAGAAGCAGTCAAAGAGGATAGATTCGTTTAGGGAAGAAGAGGTGATCAAAATAGAAGAAAG GCTTGCTTCAGGAGCTCGGGTTATAATCCAATCATCCAAACCATTTTGTGACACAGCATCTAGCAGCCCTTGA
- the LOC130747223 gene encoding protein SOSEKI 3-like isoform X2 — MEARMKKYRQQVSPERAKVWTEKSPKYHQSLKVPVIYYLCRNRQLEHPHFMEVPLSSPDGLYLRDVIDRLNALRGRGMASLYSWSCKRSYKSGFVWHDLSEDDLILPAHGNEYVLKGSELFDESNSDNFSPISNVKMQNVKLLPGPASSRSHDEASSSSSMNGKETRTSQEDELSQEPHTGSSDVSPESRDEKSDSLSLALTEYKIYKTDGLADASTQTEEQVSRTRAQKTCTRGVSTEDRSLEPECHEICQAEVPEVKDNPKMCKDTIYPSPSTSSPLSFGSKAETLESLIRADASKLSSFRTQEEEGARVPPTNTRLKASNLLMQLISCGSISVKNHSFGLIPSYKHRFSDSKFPSPLFSTSFMLGEFDCLAENPKLMNLRLEDKEYFSGSLIETKLKEGEAHKVLKRSSSYNDERTYKDQKPQEDKEETSSGHSKCIPRSIKASLTKHPRSESMKSPVSDGPRNSSDRFDGSGISSVTSNGSSKRISEPSSGKKQSKRIDSFREEEVIKIEES, encoded by the exons ATGGAAGCGCGGATGAAGAAGTATAGGCAACAAGTGAGTCCTGAGAGGGCCAAAGTGTGGACTGAGAAGTCACCTAAGTACCATCAGAGTCTGAAGGTTCCTGTGATTTACTATCTCTGTAGGAATAGGCAGCTGGAGCACCCTCATTTCATGGAGGTCCCTCTTTCTTCCCCAGATGGGCTGTACTTGAGAG ATGTGATTGATAGACTAAATGCATTGAGAGGTAGAGGCATGGCTTCCTTGTATTCATGGTCTTGTAAGAG AAGCTACAAGAGTGGATTTGTGTGGCATGATCTTTCTGAAGATGATTTAATTTTACCAGCCCATGGAAATGAGTATGTCCTCAAAGGCTCTGAGCTCTTTGATGAATCCAATTCAG ATAATTTCAGTCCCATTAGCAACGTCAAAATGCAGAACGTGAAGCTGCTGCCGGGGCCAGCTTCTTCTAGAAGTCATGATGAAGCCTCTTCCTCATCTAGCATGAATGGGAAAGAGACAAGAACCTCCCAAGAGGACGAGCTTTCTCAAGAACCGCATACGGGCTCCTCGGATGTTTCCCCGGAGTCTAGGGATGAAAAAAGCGACTCTCTGAGCTTGGCATTGACAGAGTACAAAATTTACAAGACTGATGGATTGGCAGATGCTTCCACTCAGACAGAAGAACAAGTTAGCAGAACCAGAGCTCAGAAAACTTGTACAAGGGGTGTATCAACAGAGGATAGATCATTAGAACCTGAATGCCATGAAATATGTCAAGCTGAAGTTCCAGAAGTGAAAGATAATCCGAAAATGTGCAAGGATACCATTTATCCTTCTCCTTCAACTTCAAGCCCCTTATCTTTTGGGAGTAAGGCTGAAACTTTGGAATCTTTGATTAGAGCTGATGCTAGCAAACTGAGCAGCTTTAGGACCCAGGAAGAGGAGGGCGCTCGGGTGCCGCCAACCAACACGAGGCTGAAGGCCTCAAATTTGCTGATGCAACTGATCTCATGTGGCTCGATATCAGTGAAAAACCACAGTTTTGGCCTTATTCCTTCCTATAAGCATAGGTTTTCTGATTCAAAATTCCCTTCTCCGCTGTTCTCCACTTCTTTTATGTTAGGGGAATTTGATTGCTTAGCAGAGAATCCAAAGCTGATGAATCTTAGGTTGGAAGACAAAGAATACTTTAGTGGGAGCTTAATTGAGACTAAACTGAAGGAAGGAGAGGCACATAAAGTTCTGAAACGTTCTTCTTCCTACAATGATGAAAG GACATATAAAGACCAGAAACcacaagaagacaaagaggaaACATCCTCAGGACATTCAAAATGCATTCCACGATCAATCAAGGCTTCATTGACCAAGCATCCACGAAGCGAATCCATGAAATCCCCCGTTTCTGATGGGCCAAGAAACTCATCGGACAGATTTGATGGATCAGGCATATCCTCAGTAACATCTAACGGTAGCAGCAAAAGAATCTCCGAACCTTCATCAGGGAAGAAGCAGTCAAAGAGGATAGATTCGTTTAGGGAAGAAGAGGTGATCAAAATAGAAGAAAGTTAA
- the LOC130747224 gene encoding DNA ligase 1-like: protein MIHFRPYLSPPFLSHHRITAVKLFSLPFLTLPRRAMSKPPSAFDALMSGARAAAAKKKPPPPSAASPKKRKSPHSSPAPAPTLNPNNLKTPETVQPPRDSVETVQPSSEEAVETVLQPAKKICNSSGSLIAELKELAPRLKKKPSEFDPSTVVCWEKGKPVPFLFLCLAFDMIDKESGRIVITDIACNLLRTVIHATPEDLVPVVYFLANRIAPAHEGLELGIGDASIIKALAESCGRTESQIRKLNKDRGDLGLVAKECRSSQSMMRKPDALTIRKVFTIFRLIAKESGKDSQEKKKNHIKSLLVAATDCEPIYLIRLLQTKLRIGLAEQTLLASLGQAAVYTEEHSKPPPEIQSPLEEAAKIVKQVYSVLPDYDKVLSSLLKDGVWKLPKTCKFTLGVPVGPMLSKPTKGVSEILNKFQDVEFTCEYKYDGERAQIHYMENGSVEVYSRNAEWNTGKFPDVVAAVSRLKKTSVSSFVLDCEVVAYDRAKQRILPFQVLSTRARKNVAVSDIKVDVCIFAFDLLYLNGQILLQENLKTRREHLYASFEEESGYFQFATAITSNDVEEIQKFLDKAIGASSEGLIIKTLNEDATYEPSKRSLNWLKLKKDYMDNIGDSLDLVPIAAFHGRGKRTGVYGAFLLACYDNSNEEFQSICKIGTGFSEDVLIERSKGLQTKVIPKPKAYYRYAETINPDVWFEASEVWEVKAADLTISPVYRAAVGIVDSNKGISLRFPRLLRVRPDKDPEQATSSEQVAEMYNAQKHNQTDNQNDNEDD, encoded by the exons ATGATCCATTTCCGTCCTTACCTCTCTCCCCCATTCTTATCTCATCATCGAATCACCGCCGTCAAGCTTTTCTCTCTTCCCTTTCTCACCCTCCCTCGCCGCGCCATGTCCAAACCACCCTCCGCCTTCGACGCCCTAATGTCCGGCGCACGCGCCGCCGCCGCCAAGAAGAAACCACCTCCACCTTCCGCCGCATCCCCCAAGAAACgaaaatcccctcactcctccCCAGCCCCCGCCCCCACCCTAAACCctaacaacctcaaaacccccGAAACCGTTCAACCGCCTAGGGATTCAGTTGAAACCGTTCAACCGTCATCGGAAGAAGCCGTTGAAACTGTGCTTCAACCGGCGAAGAAGATTTGCAACAGCAGCGGGTCTTTGATCGCCGAGTTGAAGGAGCTGGCCCCGAGGCTCAAGAAGAAGCCGTCGGAGTTCGATCCGAGTACTGTGGTTTGCTGGGAGAAGGGAAAACCCGTGCCGTTCCTGTTCTTGTGCTTGGCGTTTGACATGATTGACAAGGAGTCAGGGAGGATTGTGATCACGGACATTGCGTGCAACCTTCTGAGAACGGTCATACACGCTACGCCGGAGGATCTTGTGCCGGTGGTCTATTTCCTTGCGAATAGGATTGCTCCGGCGCATGAAGGGTTGGAATTGGGAATTGGTGATGCTTCCATTATCAAGGCGCTCGCGGAGTCTTGTGGAAGGACTGAGTCGCAGATTAGGAAGCTGAATAAG GATAGAGGTGATTTGGGATTGGTCGCCAAAGAGTGCCGTTCATCTCAGTCAATGATGCGGAAGCCTGATGCATTGACTATAAGGAAGGTTTTCACGATCTTTCGCCTCATTGCCAAG GAATCTGGAAAAGACAGtcaagagaagaaaaagaatcatATAAAGTCTCTTCTTGTTGCTGCAACTGACTGTGAACCTATATATCTAATTCGTTTGTTACAG ACAAAGTTGCGAATTGGATTAGCTGAACAAACTCTCTTAGCTTCATTAGGGCAGGCTGCAGTGTACACTGAAGAACATTCTAAACCACCTCCTGAAATTCAGTCTCCTCTAGAAGAG GCTGCAAAAATCGTTAAACAAGTCTATTCTGTTCTTCCTGACTATGACAAAGTACTGTCTTCACTGCTTAAGGATGGTGTGTGGAAACTTCCAAAGACATGTAAATTTACTCTTGGTGTTCCTGTCGGGCCTATGCTTTCCAAACCAACCAAGGGTGTATCTGAAATTCTGAATAAATTCCAGGATGTAGAGTTTACCTGTGAATACAAATACGACGGAGAGCGTGCTCAG ATACATTACATGGAGAATGGCTCAGTTGAAGTTTACAGCAGAAATGCAGAATGGAATACTGGAAAGTTTCCTGATGTTGTTGCTGCAGTTTCAAG GTTAAAGAAAACAAGTGTATCATCATTTGTTCTTGATTGTGAAGTTGTTGCATATGACCGTGCAAAACAAAGAATCCTTCCTTTTCAG GTGCTTAGTACTCGGGCTCGCAAAAATGTAGCTGTGAGTGACATAAAGGTTGATGTTTGCATATTTGCCTTTGATTTGTTGTATCTTAATGGTCAAATACTTCTTCAGGAAAACTTGAAAACTCGTAGAGAG CATCTCTATGCCTCTTTTGAGGAAGAATCTGGATATTTTCAGTTTGCAACAGCAATAACATCAAATGATGTTGAGGAGATACAGAAGTTTCTTGACAAAGCCATTGGTGCAAG TTCTGAGGGATTAATCATTAAAACATTAAATGAAGATGCTACATATGAACCTTCCAAGCGGTCACTCAACTGGCTaaaactgaagaaagattataTGGATAA TATAGGAGACTCACTAGATTTAGTTCCTATTGCTGCTTTTCACGGTCGTGGGAAACGTACAG GAGTCTATGGTGCCTTTCTCCTTGCTTGCTATGACAACAGTAATGAAGAATTTCAAAGTATTTGTAAGATTG GAACtggattctctgaagatgttcTTATAGAGCGTTCTAAAGGCCTCCAGACTAAAGTCATTCCGAAGCCAAAG GCCTACTATCGGTATGCAGAAACAATAAATCCTGATGTTTGGTTTGAAGCCAGTGAG GTGTGGGAGGTGAAGGCTGCAGACCTGACTATTAGCCCCGTTTATCGAGCTGCAGTGGGTATTGTAGATTCAAACAAG GGCATATCTCTTCGATTTCCACGCCTACTTCGAGTACGGCCTGACAAAGATCCTGAGCAGGCCACATCGTCTGAGCAG GTTGCTGAAATGTATAATGCTCAGAAACACAATCAAACGGACAACCAAAATGACAATGAAGATGATTGA
- the LOC130747225 gene encoding uncharacterized protein LOC130747225, with amino-acid sequence MDNQLQRNPLLTWAYFCQGKSMEELKQTLMYTTLELEQTRTVVQDELRKRDEQVLTLKELLNRVMRERDEAQEKCQRLLLEKLVFQKQQQLSGISSIEDDPRRGIDSNNGLSSSDCEESIVSSPVIDHFHQLPPPPPQPQPQPLPSMTELISPDKPLPEKGKLLQAVMKAGPLLQTLLLAGPLPQWRHPPPPLESFEIPPVTIPSPQPQLLHQDSFNTNGSTGGTGTGTGTGTATATNCGRFSRKRVLCDGSDSPAETKYQRIVLH; translated from the exons ATGGACAATCAACTTCAACGCAACCCTCTTCTAACTTGGGCTTACTTCTGCCAGGGAAAG TCAATGGAGGAGCTGAAGCAAACCCTCATGTACACTACTCTGGAGCTTGAACAAACAAGAACAGTAGTTCAAGATGAGCTGAGAAAGAGGGATGAACAGGTTCTTACCCTGAAGGAGCTTCTCAACAGAGTCATGAGAGAAAGAGATGAAGCACAAGAGAAATGCCAGAGACTTCTCTTGGAAAAGCTAGTTTTCCAAAAACAGCAACAActatctggaatttccagcatTGAAGATGACCCCAGGAGAGGAATTGACTCCAACAATGGCCTTTCATCATCAGATTGTGAAGAAAGCATTGTTTCCTCTCCAGTTATTGACCATTTTCACcaattgccaccaccaccgccgcagCCGCAGCCGCAGCCATTGCCCTCCATGACAGAGTTGATATCACCAGATAAGCCTTTACCAGAGAAGGGAAAGCTCTTACAAGCAGTGATGAAAGCAGGTCCTCTGCTTCAGACTCTGCTCCTTGCAGGACCACTTCCTCAGTGGAGACACCCGCCACCGCCACTGGAATCCTTTGAGATCCCTCCGGTGACCATTCCTTCACCGCAGCCGCAGCTCCTCCACCAAGATTCCTTTAACACTAACGGGAGCACTGGCGGCACCGGCACCGGCACCGGCACCggcaccgccaccgccaccaactGTGGAAGGTTCAGCAGAAAAAGAGTACTCTGTGATGGATCTGATTCCCCTGCAGAAACCAAGTACCAGAGGATTGTACTCCACTGA